A single Natrinema pellirubrum DSM 15624 DNA region contains:
- a CDS encoding MogA/MoaB family molybdenum cofactor biosynthesis protein, with the protein MDETDADAAADTLCTGVITIASDRGLEEDAAGETVTDLLEADGHEVAVREHVNSDHDTVQSIVSRLLDRDDVDIVITAGATGVEPGDITIEAVEPLLKKELAAFSELVTVLGYERVGTEVVGARTLAGVADGTPVFCLPGHVDAVQLAIEEIVLEEAPSLVERAGYEASDADEEPTDANGAEPADGGA; encoded by the coding sequence ATGGACGAGACGGACGCGGACGCAGCCGCGGACACGCTCTGTACCGGCGTCATCACGATCGCCTCGGACCGCGGGCTCGAGGAGGACGCGGCCGGGGAGACGGTCACCGATCTCCTCGAGGCTGACGGACACGAGGTCGCGGTACGAGAACACGTCAACTCGGACCACGATACGGTCCAGTCGATCGTCTCACGGCTGCTCGACCGCGACGACGTCGATATCGTGATCACGGCCGGCGCGACCGGTGTCGAGCCCGGCGATATCACGATCGAGGCGGTCGAACCGCTCCTGAAGAAGGAACTGGCCGCGTTCAGCGAACTCGTCACCGTCCTCGGCTACGAGCGGGTCGGCACGGAAGTCGTCGGCGCACGGACGCTCGCGGGTGTGGCCGACGGCACGCCGGTCTTCTGCCTGCCGGGTCACGTCGACGCGGTCCAGCTCGCCATCGAGGAGATCGTTCTCGAGGAGGCACCGTCCCTCGTCGAGCGCGCCGGGTACGAGGCATCCGACGCCGACGAGGAACCGACCGACGCGAACGGGGCCGAACCCGCCGACGGGGGTGCCTGA
- a CDS encoding class I SAM-dependent methyltransferase: METIDFDRLTLTPGMRVLDVGCGEGRHVNAAALENVGEVVGLDLERANLEAARDDHDEYIAPESDVPVTFLSGDALRLPFEDGAFDVVCCTEVLEHIPDYEAALDELRRVCTPGGALAVSVPRAGPERVCWALSDEYHEVEGGHVRIFDREELQAAIERRGFERVDGHFAHALHAPYWWLKCLWWDRDQQGDAPLPLRAYDRFLEWDVLESPRPVRLLERGLDPALGKSVVYYFELEGSA, from the coding sequence ATGGAGACGATCGACTTCGACCGATTGACGCTGACCCCCGGCATGCGGGTCCTCGACGTCGGCTGTGGCGAGGGCCGCCACGTCAACGCCGCCGCCCTCGAGAACGTCGGCGAGGTCGTCGGGCTCGACCTCGAGCGGGCGAACCTCGAGGCAGCCCGCGACGATCACGACGAGTACATCGCGCCCGAGTCGGACGTGCCGGTCACGTTCCTCTCGGGGGACGCGCTCAGACTCCCCTTCGAGGACGGCGCGTTCGACGTCGTCTGCTGTACCGAGGTCCTCGAACACATCCCCGACTACGAGGCGGCGCTCGACGAACTTCGGCGGGTCTGTACGCCGGGCGGGGCGCTGGCGGTCAGCGTTCCGCGGGCCGGCCCCGAGCGTGTCTGCTGGGCCCTTTCCGACGAGTATCACGAGGTCGAGGGCGGCCACGTTCGGATCTTCGACCGCGAGGAACTGCAGGCGGCGATCGAGCGGCGCGGCTTCGAGCGGGTCGACGGCCACTTCGCCCACGCCCTGCATGCCCCCTACTGGTGGCTGAAGTGTCTCTGGTGGGACCGCGACCAACAGGGTGACGCGCCCCTGCCCCTGCGGGCCTACGATCGGTTCCTCGAGTGGGACGTCCTCGAGTCGCCCCGGCCCGTGCGGCTGCTCGAGCGCGGGCTCGACCCCGCGCTGGGCAAGAGCGTCGTCTACTACTTCGAACTGGAGGGGTCGGCGTGA
- the guaA gene encoding glutamine-hydrolyzing GMP synthase, with amino-acid sequence MVDTETFVPDAVAEIEDEIGDANAVIALSGGVDSSTAAALAYEAIGTQLTAVYVDTGLMRKGETDEIRETFDYMDSLRIVEAQDRFLEALEGVTDPEEKRHIIGEQFIREFETVANEVDADYLVQGTIYPDRIESEGTIKSHHNVGGLPEVVDFEGIVEPMRDLYKDEVREVARALDLEEVVSERMPFPGPGLAVRIIGEITEEKLEVAREANHVVEEELEEYEPWQALAAVIGKATGVKGDNRVHGWVVSVRSVESRDGMTARAQEIDWDTLQRIQSRITGSHENVARVVYDVTHKPPATIEYE; translated from the coding sequence ATGGTAGATACCGAGACGTTCGTTCCCGACGCAGTCGCAGAGATCGAAGACGAAATCGGCGATGCAAACGCCGTCATCGCCCTCTCGGGCGGCGTCGACTCCTCGACGGCCGCCGCGCTGGCGTACGAAGCGATCGGCACCCAGCTTACGGCCGTCTACGTCGACACCGGCCTGATGCGGAAAGGCGAAACCGACGAGATCCGCGAGACGTTCGACTACATGGACAGTCTCCGGATCGTGGAGGCCCAAGACCGCTTCCTCGAGGCGCTCGAGGGCGTCACCGACCCGGAGGAGAAACGCCACATCATCGGCGAGCAGTTCATCCGGGAGTTCGAGACGGTCGCGAACGAGGTCGACGCGGACTACCTCGTGCAGGGGACGATCTACCCCGACCGCATCGAAAGCGAGGGGACGATCAAGTCCCACCACAACGTCGGCGGCCTCCCGGAGGTCGTCGACTTCGAGGGCATCGTCGAACCCATGCGTGACCTCTACAAGGACGAGGTCCGCGAGGTCGCCCGCGCGCTCGACCTCGAGGAGGTCGTCTCCGAACGCATGCCGTTCCCCGGCCCCGGTCTCGCCGTGCGGATCATCGGGGAGATCACCGAGGAGAAGTTGGAGGTCGCCCGCGAGGCCAACCACGTCGTCGAGGAGGAACTCGAGGAGTACGAGCCCTGGCAGGCGCTGGCGGCCGTCATCGGCAAGGCCACCGGCGTCAAGGGTGACAACCGCGTCCACGGCTGGGTCGTCTCGGTGCGCTCGGTCGAGTCCCGCGACGGCATGACCGCCCGCGCCCAGGAGATCGACTGGGACACCCTCCAGCGCATTCAGTCCCGAATTACGGGGTCCCACGAGAACGTCGCCCGCGTCGTCTACGACGTGACTCACAAACCGCCCGCGACCATCGAGTACGAATGA
- a CDS encoding class I SAM-dependent methyltransferase — MVGTPIRDAIYALRKARLGLERRRLDYGRETRERADRMADVLPASADELRGYEREYDDLEWFHDAYADRVAEIHEAGVATDTTHWRDGVTIYVVCRALGVETAVETGVLFGSFDAHILAAMERNGGGTLHAVDLPGGPPGPFEYGHLIPDRCRDRWELHRGDAREVLPDLLEAVGPVDLFLHDSDHRLPHMRFEYETALPHLASGGVLASHDVRLSGLFDRFTDANGLGSCVVCDTGIARIPASENTY; from the coding sequence ATGGTCGGGACCCCGATCCGGGACGCGATCTATGCCCTGCGGAAGGCCCGGCTCGGCCTCGAGCGCCGCCGGCTCGATTACGGCCGGGAGACGCGCGAACGGGCCGACCGGATGGCCGACGTGTTACCGGCCTCGGCCGACGAACTCCGCGGCTACGAGCGCGAGTACGACGACCTCGAGTGGTTTCACGACGCCTACGCTGACCGCGTCGCCGAGATCCACGAGGCCGGCGTGGCCACCGACACGACCCACTGGCGCGACGGCGTGACGATCTACGTCGTCTGTCGTGCGCTGGGGGTCGAGACTGCCGTCGAGACCGGCGTGCTGTTCGGCTCGTTCGACGCACACATTTTGGCGGCGATGGAGCGAAACGGCGGCGGGACGCTGCATGCGGTTGACCTGCCCGGTGGCCCGCCCGGCCCCTTCGAGTACGGCCACCTGATCCCCGACCGGTGTCGGGATCGGTGGGAGTTGCATCGAGGTGACGCACGGGAGGTGCTGCCCGACCTGCTCGAGGCGGTCGGCCCCGTCGATTTGTTCCTGCACGACTCGGACCACCGGCTGCCCCACATGCGCTTCGAGTACGAGACGGCGCTTCCGCATCTCGCATCGGGCGGCGTTCTGGCCAGCCACGACGTGCGGCTCTCCGGGCTGTTCGACCGGTTCACCGATGCGAACGGGTTGGGGTCGTGTGTGGTCTGTGATACGGGGATCGCTCGAATACCGGCGTCGGAAAATACGTACTGA
- a CDS encoding glycosyltransferase family 4 protein, which produces MVMGTLRRLLRGSISTSVASTGESPATAATAEPSAEAKRPAEQLDICLLSYRSNPYSGGQGVYVKYLSRALTELGHSVDVISGKPYPDLDDDVGLVKLPGENVVDELDRLGQFEPSYLREPLALYEWLSALTGGFPDPYAFGRRVVDYFETHDPDYDVIHDNQSLCHGLRTLRERGHPVVATVHHPITVDRDAALAAADDWKERLLIRRWYRFLRMQREVVRELPHVLTVSESAKHRTVTDFGADPDSIRVVHNGIDTDLFRPVDGDHDRPRVMTTVSADVPLKGARHLLEGFATVRESIDAELVVVGEFDEGGDCDRLVSELGIEDAVETHSEISYERMVELYGTADVAVVPSIYEGFGLPAGEALACGIPVVATTGGGLPEVVGDAGVLVEPGDSDAIADAVHELLVDDERRRQLGRRGRERIVEEFDWERAARETVREYRAAIETRSRGV; this is translated from the coding sequence ATGGTGATGGGTACGCTCAGACGGCTTCTCCGGGGGAGTATCAGTACGTCGGTCGCGTCGACGGGGGAGTCGCCCGCTACGGCGGCGACGGCGGAGCCGTCGGCCGAGGCGAAGCGGCCCGCCGAACAGCTCGATATCTGTCTGTTGAGCTACCGCTCGAACCCCTACTCCGGGGGACAGGGCGTCTACGTCAAGTACCTGAGCCGAGCGCTGACGGAGCTGGGCCACTCCGTCGACGTCATTTCGGGCAAACCGTATCCCGACCTCGACGACGACGTCGGACTGGTGAAACTCCCCGGCGAGAACGTGGTCGACGAACTCGACCGGCTGGGGCAGTTCGAACCGTCCTATCTGCGGGAGCCGCTTGCGCTCTACGAGTGGCTGAGCGCGCTCACCGGCGGCTTTCCCGATCCCTACGCCTTCGGCCGCCGGGTCGTCGACTACTTCGAGACACACGATCCCGACTACGACGTGATCCACGACAACCAGTCGCTGTGTCACGGCCTCCGGACGCTTCGCGAGCGCGGGCATCCCGTCGTGGCGACGGTACATCACCCGATCACCGTCGACCGCGACGCCGCGCTTGCGGCCGCCGACGACTGGAAAGAGCGGCTCCTGATCCGGCGGTGGTACCGGTTCCTGCGGATGCAACGCGAAGTCGTTCGGGAACTGCCCCACGTCCTGACCGTCTCGGAGTCGGCCAAACACCGCACCGTCACCGACTTCGGAGCCGACCCCGACTCGATCCGGGTCGTCCACAACGGGATCGACACCGACCTGTTTCGCCCCGTCGACGGCGATCATGACCGCCCGCGCGTGATGACGACCGTCAGCGCCGATGTCCCGCTGAAGGGAGCCCGACACCTGCTCGAGGGGTTCGCGACCGTTCGGGAATCGATCGACGCCGAACTCGTTGTCGTCGGCGAGTTCGACGAGGGCGGCGACTGCGACCGGCTGGTCTCGGAACTCGGCATCGAAGACGCGGTCGAGACCCACAGCGAGATCAGCTACGAGCGGATGGTCGAACTCTACGGCACCGCCGATGTCGCCGTGGTCCCCTCGATCTACGAGGGCTTTGGCCTGCCTGCCGGCGAGGCGCTGGCCTGTGGCATCCCGGTGGTCGCCACGACCGGCGGCGGCCTCCCCGAAGTGGTCGGCGATGCGGGCGTGCTCGTCGAACCGGGCGATTCCGACGCTATCGCCGACGCCGTTCACGAACTACTCGTCGACGACGAGCGTCGACGGCAACTCGGCCGGCGCGGCCGGGAGCGCATCGTCGAGGAATTCGACTGGGAACGGGCCGCCCGCGAGACGGTCCGGGAGTATCGGGCCGCCATCGAAACCCGGTCGCGGGGTGTCTGA
- a CDS encoding glycoside hydrolase family 15 protein yields MSNATLESLSDWGLEPALEHIERAQRSDGLILWYPEGPADPWDHVESAMALSIAGREDAARRAYRWIADAQHDDGALWATYGEAEDNDGAHAGDEPRKETHRSAYVAVGAWHHYLCTEDRDFLAELWPTVRDALAFACRQQAPTGEIYWTVGPDGEPYEDALISGCASLYKSLACGAAIADVLGHDAARERWLAARTDLGEAIRTRPDRFDRTWESKSRYAMDWFYPVLCGVLTGDPARNRLEAGFDRYLEEGLGCRCVADEPWVTVAESCELVVSLAAVGRTERAREIYDWLFQWTDDEGVFWTGYQFEDEEFWPGERPTWTGGAAVLAADALSGLSPAADLFTDPRPE; encoded by the coding sequence GTGAGCAACGCTACGCTCGAGTCGCTTTCCGACTGGGGGCTCGAGCCCGCGCTCGAACACATCGAACGTGCCCAGCGTTCGGACGGGCTCATCCTCTGGTATCCCGAGGGGCCGGCCGATCCGTGGGACCACGTCGAGAGTGCGATGGCGCTGTCGATCGCCGGCCGCGAGGATGCAGCCCGTCGCGCGTACCGCTGGATCGCCGACGCTCAGCACGACGACGGCGCGCTGTGGGCGACCTACGGCGAAGCCGAGGACAACGACGGGGCCCACGCCGGCGACGAGCCGCGCAAGGAAACCCACCGCAGCGCCTACGTCGCCGTCGGCGCCTGGCACCACTATCTCTGTACCGAAGACCGGGACTTCCTCGCAGAACTGTGGCCGACCGTCCGCGATGCCCTCGCGTTCGCGTGTCGCCAGCAGGCTCCGACCGGCGAGATCTACTGGACCGTCGGCCCCGACGGCGAGCCCTACGAGGACGCACTGATCTCGGGCTGTGCCTCCCTCTACAAGAGTTTGGCCTGTGGCGCGGCGATCGCGGACGTGCTGGGCCACGACGCGGCCCGCGAGCGCTGGCTCGCGGCCCGTACCGACCTCGGTGAGGCGATCCGAACCCGCCCCGACCGGTTCGACCGCACGTGGGAGAGCAAGTCCCGCTATGCGATGGACTGGTTCTACCCCGTCCTCTGTGGGGTACTGACCGGGGACCCGGCACGGAACCGGCTCGAGGCCGGCTTCGATCGGTACCTCGAGGAGGGACTGGGCTGTCGTTGCGTCGCGGACGAGCCGTGGGTGACCGTCGCCGAGTCCTGCGAACTCGTCGTCTCGCTGGCCGCGGTGGGCCGGACGGAGCGCGCTCGCGAGATCTACGACTGGCTCTTCCAGTGGACCGATGACGAGGGGGTCTTCTGGACGGGCTACCAGTTCGAGGACGAGGAGTTCTGGCCGGGCGAGCGGCCGACGTGGACCGGCGGAGCGGCGGTGTTGGCTGCGGATGCGTTATCTGGACTCTCCCCCGCCGCGGACCTATTCACCGACCCGCGACCGGAGTGA
- a CDS encoding DUF7126 family protein — protein MSATTAVVAGDDEDGIGAALENAGVDVTRVMGVVSRPQLEEAGVVEADLYVLTDVGQATTIPIVCDLNDAVRTVVYANRTVPEFVKGQLDIAIDPQLMDADIVVEELVD, from the coding sequence ATGAGCGCCACGACCGCGGTCGTCGCCGGCGACGACGAGGACGGCATCGGCGCGGCCCTCGAGAACGCAGGCGTCGACGTGACCCGCGTCATGGGCGTCGTCTCCCGTCCCCAGCTCGAGGAGGCCGGCGTCGTCGAGGCCGACCTCTACGTCCTGACCGACGTCGGGCAGGCGACGACGATCCCAATCGTCTGCGATCTGAACGACGCCGTCCGAACCGTCGTCTACGCCAACCGGACGGTCCCGGAGTTCGTCAAGGGCCAACTCGACATCGCGATCGACCCGCAGTTGATGGACGCCGACATCGTCGTCGAGGAACTCGTCGACTGA
- a CDS encoding DUF7853 family protein, with product MSSSPQTETYEVTLSRDEQWVAHHVLSNRLDEALDGDETPPEWVLESIDAVEADGETRLTGSQADRLYTALVSYVDREDAPERDVSHGAAVLETLEGVREP from the coding sequence ATGAGTTCCTCACCACAAACCGAGACGTACGAAGTCACGCTCTCCCGAGACGAGCAATGGGTCGCCCATCACGTCCTGTCGAACCGGCTTGACGAGGCTCTCGACGGCGACGAGACACCGCCGGAGTGGGTACTCGAGTCGATCGACGCGGTCGAAGCCGACGGCGAGACGCGACTCACCGGTTCCCAGGCCGATCGGCTCTATACCGCGTTGGTCTCGTACGTCGACCGCGAGGACGCTCCGGAACGGGACGTCAGCCACGGGGCGGCCGTCCTCGAGACCCTCGAGGGCGTTCGCGAGCCCTAA
- a CDS encoding 5-formyltetrahydrofolate cyclo-ligase, whose protein sequence is MSETLEKTAVRERVWDDLEVSGEARFPFPPHGRIPNFAGADDAADRLAEQSEWERATAIKANPDAPQLLVRRRALREGKTVYMAVPRLRDEKCFLKLDPDELTDYDAATTVSGSSDHGEQVGPDEVDRVDLIVSGSVAVTKAGGRIGKGEGYSDLEYAVLRDLGLVNDSTPVATTVHERQVIDDPVAIGSHDVAMDLVVTPDRTFRPETDDQPAGIDWDLLEDERLAEIPVLRRLRERYSSH, encoded by the coding sequence GTGAGCGAGACTCTCGAGAAGACGGCCGTCCGCGAGCGCGTCTGGGATGACTTGGAGGTGAGTGGAGAAGCCCGGTTCCCGTTCCCGCCCCACGGCCGGATCCCGAACTTCGCAGGGGCCGACGACGCCGCCGATCGACTGGCCGAGCAATCCGAGTGGGAGCGAGCGACGGCGATCAAGGCCAATCCCGACGCGCCGCAGCTGCTCGTCCGCCGGCGGGCGTTGCGCGAGGGCAAGACCGTCTACATGGCCGTCCCGCGGCTCCGGGACGAGAAGTGCTTCCTGAAGCTCGATCCGGACGAACTCACCGACTACGACGCGGCGACGACCGTCTCGGGCTCGTCGGACCACGGCGAGCAGGTCGGCCCCGACGAGGTCGATCGGGTCGATCTGATCGTCTCCGGGAGCGTCGCCGTGACGAAAGCAGGCGGCCGCATCGGCAAGGGCGAGGGCTACAGCGACCTCGAGTACGCCGTCCTCCGAGATCTCGGTCTCGTCAACGACTCGACGCCGGTCGCGACGACGGTCCACGAGCGGCAGGTGATCGACGACCCGGTCGCGATCGGGAGCCACGACGTCGCGATGGATCTCGTGGTCACGCCCGACCGTACGTTCCGGCCCGAGACCGACGACCAGCCGGCCGGCATCGACTGGGACCTGCTCGAAGACGAGCGACTCGCGGAGATTCCGGTCCTCCGGCGGCTCCGGGAGCGGTATAGTAGCCACTGA
- the pyrG gene encoding glutamine hydrolyzing CTP synthase, with the protein MPTESDTHYDPSLGNKFIFVTGGVMSGLGKGITAASTGRLLKNAGFDVTAVKIDPYLNVDAGTMNPYQHGEVYVLEDGGEVDLDLGNYERFLDIDMTSDHNITTGKTYQHVIEKERAGDYLGKTVQIIPHITDDIKRRIREAAEGTDVCIIEVGGTVGDIEGMPYLEALRQFAHEEPEENVLFTHVTLVPYSKNGEQKTKPTQHSVKEVRSIGLQPDVIVGRCEDRLDPETKEKIALFCDIPTEAVFSNPDVEDVYHVPLMVEDEGLDQYVLEHFGLAEEALPEGERANEWREIVTSEKDGEVDIALVGKYDLEDAYMSIHESLKHAGFEVGVDVNVHWVAADELSEGYDGQLEGMDGVIVPGGFGMRGSEGKIRAVQYARENDVPFLGLCLGFQMAVVEYARNVLGFEGAHSAEMEEDTPHPVIDILPEQYEVEDMGGTMRLGEHTTVIEPETLAYDLYGDTSCSERHRHRYEVNPEYFDAFEDEPLTFSGTAGNRMEILELEDHPFFVGTQFHPEYTSRPGQPSPPFLGLVEAVLEEPADDDDTDPADDDTDAETEVTH; encoded by the coding sequence ATGCCGACGGAATCGGACACTCATTATGACCCCTCGCTGGGGAACAAGTTCATCTTCGTCACCGGCGGCGTCATGTCGGGGCTCGGCAAGGGGATTACGGCTGCGAGTACCGGCCGACTCCTGAAAAACGCCGGGTTCGACGTCACCGCAGTGAAGATCGATCCATACCTGAACGTCGACGCGGGGACGATGAACCCCTACCAGCACGGGGAAGTCTACGTACTGGAAGACGGGGGCGAGGTCGACCTCGATCTGGGGAACTACGAGCGGTTCCTCGACATCGACATGACCTCGGATCACAACATCACGACGGGCAAGACCTACCAGCACGTCATCGAGAAGGAACGCGCGGGTGACTACCTGGGCAAGACCGTCCAGATCATCCCTCACATCACCGACGACATCAAACGTCGCATTCGCGAGGCCGCCGAAGGCACCGACGTCTGTATCATCGAAGTCGGCGGAACGGTCGGGGACATCGAGGGGATGCCCTATCTCGAGGCGCTGCGCCAGTTCGCCCACGAGGAGCCGGAGGAGAACGTCCTCTTCACCCACGTGACCCTCGTCCCGTACTCGAAAAACGGCGAGCAGAAGACCAAGCCGACCCAGCACTCGGTCAAGGAGGTCCGTTCGATCGGTCTCCAGCCCGACGTGATCGTCGGCCGCTGTGAGGATCGACTCGATCCCGAGACCAAAGAGAAGATCGCGCTGTTCTGTGACATCCCGACGGAGGCGGTGTTCTCGAACCCCGACGTCGAGGACGTCTACCACGTCCCGCTGATGGTCGAGGACGAAGGGTTAGATCAGTACGTCCTCGAACACTTCGGGCTGGCCGAGGAGGCCCTGCCGGAAGGCGAACGTGCCAACGAGTGGCGCGAGATCGTCACGAGCGAGAAAGACGGTGAGGTCGACATCGCGCTGGTCGGCAAGTACGACCTCGAGGACGCGTACATGTCGATCCACGAGTCGCTGAAACACGCCGGCTTCGAGGTCGGCGTCGACGTGAACGTCCACTGGGTCGCGGCCGACGAACTGAGCGAGGGCTACGACGGCCAACTCGAGGGGATGGACGGCGTCATCGTCCCCGGCGGCTTCGGGATGCGCGGCTCCGAAGGGAAGATCCGCGCGGTCCAGTACGCCCGCGAGAACGACGTGCCGTTCCTGGGCCTGTGTCTGGGCTTCCAGATGGCCGTCGTCGAGTACGCACGGAACGTGCTGGGCTTCGAGGGCGCCCACTCCGCCGAGATGGAGGAAGACACGCCCCACCCCGTCATTGACATCCTGCCCGAGCAATACGAGGTCGAGGACATGGGCGGGACGATGCGGCTGGGTGAACACACGACCGTCATCGAGCCCGAGACGCTGGCCTACGACCTGTACGGCGACACCTCCTGTTCGGAGCGCCACCGCCACCGCTACGAGGTCAACCCCGAGTACTTCGACGCCTTCGAGGACGAGCCGCTGACGTTCTCCGGGACCGCGGGCAACCGAATGGAGATCCTCGAACTCGAGGATCATCCGTTCTTCGTCGGGACGCAGTTCCACCCCGAGTACACGTCCCGACCCGGCCAGCCGAGCCCGCCGTTCCTGGGGCTGGTCGAGGCCGTTCTCGAGGAACCGGCCGATGACGACGACACCGACCCCGCAGACGACGACACCGACGCGGAAACAGAGGTAACCCACTGA
- a CDS encoding alkaline phosphatase family protein has protein sequence MDLTRLTESIATGRVGHAISRLVPSTAVWEREWDVCCVLDGCRYDLMRETAAAGHELLPGPEGVGSLWSVGSQSAEWMDRTFAPEHRERMARTAYVTGNPFSSQPCDHILVTSDEVLPLSADDFGVLHEAWRDEWVDDDISTIPPTPLTDAAIAVWRARERLGIDRVLVHYMQPHAPFRSQPDWFFGSADIEHWGQFVEADDDDEEFDPESLTAEEREALEAFAEADDDDDSMNDPWLRVREGDLSREAVWAAYRDNLEWVLDDLTRLYENCDGRLALTSDHGNGLGEFGVWSHPPGTPVPAVRRVPWVVREGRDRETCDPALPAGIREGDSAAGDDDGEIESRLEALGYR, from the coding sequence ATGGATCTCACGAGGCTGACGGAATCGATCGCGACCGGCCGCGTCGGACACGCGATCTCCCGGCTCGTCCCGTCGACGGCCGTCTGGGAACGTGAGTGGGACGTCTGTTGTGTCCTCGACGGCTGCCGGTACGATCTCATGCGCGAAACCGCGGCCGCCGGCCACGAGTTGCTGCCGGGGCCCGAGGGGGTGGGCTCGCTGTGGTCGGTCGGCTCCCAGTCGGCAGAGTGGATGGATCGGACCTTCGCCCCCGAGCATCGCGAGCGGATGGCCCGGACCGCCTACGTGACCGGCAACCCGTTTTCCTCGCAACCCTGCGACCACATCCTCGTGACTTCCGACGAGGTCCTCCCGCTTTCGGCCGACGACTTCGGCGTCCTTCACGAGGCCTGGCGCGACGAGTGGGTCGACGACGATATCTCGACGATTCCGCCCACGCCGCTGACCGACGCCGCGATCGCCGTCTGGCGCGCCCGCGAGCGACTGGGGATCGACCGCGTTCTCGTCCACTACATGCAGCCCCATGCCCCCTTCCGATCCCAGCCGGACTGGTTCTTCGGCTCGGCCGACATCGAACACTGGGGCCAGTTCGTCGAGGCCGACGACGATGACGAGGAGTTCGACCCCGAATCGCTGACCGCCGAGGAACGCGAGGCACTCGAGGCATTCGCCGAGGCCGACGACGACGATGACTCGATGAACGACCCCTGGCTGCGGGTCCGCGAGGGCGACCTCTCCCGCGAGGCGGTCTGGGCGGCCTACCGGGACAACCTCGAGTGGGTCTTAGACGACCTGACCCGGCTCTACGAGAACTGCGATGGCCGGCTCGCACTGACCAGCGACCACGGCAACGGCCTCGGCGAGTTCGGTGTCTGGTCGCATCCGCCGGGTACCCCTGTCCCCGCCGTGCGCCGGGTCCCCTGGGTCGTCCGCGAGGGTCGCGACCGAGAGACCTGTGACCCCGCCCTTCCGGCGGGGATCCGCGAGGGCGATTCGGCCGCCGGAGACGACGACGGCGAGATCGAATCGCGCCTCGAGGCGCTGGGGTACCGCTAA
- a CDS encoding zinc-binding dehydrogenase → MQAVQITEHGDTDVIEYGEFPDPEVDRDEVLIDVKAAALNHLDIWTRRGMPGLDLEMPHIPGSDAAGVVEEVGEDVTRFEEGDRVAVSAGVGDLRMDDPTLDPKFHIIGEHVRGVHSEYAAVPEDNLIPVPEGVDWAVAGSSSLVFQTAWRMLIERADLEAGESVLVLGASGGVGHAALQIADYAGAEVYATGSTEEKLEYAEEHGADHVCNYEEENFADWVLSETDGRGVDVVVEHVGAPTWRDSLKSLTKGGRLVTCGGTGGGNPETDIPRIFWEQLTIIGSTMATPEQVDDVMELVWDGTFEPAIREELPMSETTRAHEIIENREGFGKVVVRPDSEL, encoded by the coding sequence ATGCAAGCGGTCCAAATCACGGAACACGGCGACACCGACGTCATCGAGTACGGCGAGTTCCCCGACCCCGAGGTCGATCGGGACGAGGTACTGATCGATGTCAAGGCGGCCGCGCTCAACCACCTGGACATCTGGACGCGCCGCGGAATGCCCGGCCTCGACCTCGAGATGCCCCACATTCCCGGCAGCGACGCGGCGGGCGTCGTCGAGGAGGTCGGCGAGGACGTCACCCGCTTCGAGGAAGGCGACCGCGTCGCGGTCTCGGCCGGCGTCGGCGACCTGCGGATGGACGACCCGACGCTCGACCCGAAGTTCCACATCATCGGCGAACACGTCCGGGGCGTCCACTCCGAGTACGCCGCCGTCCCCGAGGATAACCTGATTCCCGTCCCGGAGGGCGTCGACTGGGCGGTCGCCGGCTCGAGCAGTCTGGTCTTCCAGACCGCATGGCGCATGCTCATCGAGCGAGCGGACCTCGAGGCCGGCGAGAGCGTCCTCGTGCTGGGGGCAAGCGGCGGGGTCGGCCACGCCGCCCTCCAGATCGCCGACTACGCGGGCGCGGAAGTCTACGCGACCGGTAGCACCGAGGAGAAACTCGAGTACGCCGAGGAACACGGCGCGGACCACGTCTGTAACTACGAGGAGGAGAACTTCGCGGACTGGGTTCTCTCGGAGACGGACGGCCGTGGCGTCGACGTAGTCGTCGAACACGTCGGTGCGCCCACCTGGCGGGACTCGCTGAAGAGCCTGACCAAGGGTGGCCGGCTCGTGACCTGTGGCGGCACCGGCGGGGGTAACCCCGAGACGGACATCCCGCGGATCTTCTGGGAACAGCTCACGATCATCGGCTCGACAATGGCTACGCCCGAGCAGGTCGACGACGTGATGGAACTGGTCTGGGACGGCACCTTCGAACCCGCGATCCGCGAGGAGTTGCCGATGAGCGAGACGACCCGCGCTCACGAGATCATCGAGAACCGGGAGGGCTTCGGCAAGGTCGTCGTTCGGCCGGACAGCGAACTCTAA